In Deinococcus proteolyticus MRP, a single genomic region encodes these proteins:
- a CDS encoding RrF2 family transcriptional regulator, which yields MWVSTKAQYGLRALIEIGRGGGTPGEGRAVPLKDVAERQDLSQHYLEQIASNLRRAGFIKSVRGAYGGYRLARPADQISAYDVVTALEGSIAPVECVEENHVCDGKNVCGTLDLWQRVDQALRDVLGSTTLADLIEDSRRQEHSRLLQLGPLPPLPGEPTSRP from the coding sequence ATGTGGGTATCCACCAAAGCACAGTACGGGCTGCGCGCCCTGATCGAGATCGGGCGCGGGGGGGGAACGCCCGGAGAGGGCCGGGCCGTACCGCTCAAAGACGTGGCCGAGCGCCAGGACCTCAGCCAGCACTATCTGGAGCAGATCGCCTCCAACCTGCGCCGCGCCGGGTTCATCAAGAGCGTGCGTGGGGCCTACGGCGGCTACCGGCTGGCCCGCCCCGCCGACCAGATTTCCGCCTACGACGTGGTTACGGCGCTTGAAGGCAGCATCGCCCCGGTGGAGTGTGTAGAGGAAAACCATGTCTGCGACGGCAAGAATGTCTGCGGCACCCTGGACCTGTGGCAGCGGGTGGACCAGGCCCTGCGCGACGTGCTGGGCAGCACCACGCTGGCCGACCTGATTGAAGACAGCCGCCGTCAGGAGCACTCGCGGTTGCTGCAACTGGGCCCGCTGCCGCCTTTGCCGGGCGAGCCTACCAGCCGGCCTTAG
- a CDS encoding type ISP restriction/modification enzyme, producing MPAAKSKPQTAEAAVLAYFAEVRAVQATGAGVAETSYYPALFNLLNAVGASLKPRVYAVNHLSNLGAGIPDGGFFDAGQLQRGEDTEALKGQLPSRGALEVKSPAEAVADIGTGQQVAKYLDLYGLVLVTNLRGFALYRKGHTGPLESLELAPSADAFRALLNNESERAAVAAPLAEFLTRALLTNAPLTTPEGVAWFLASYAREAKHRLERAPLSELAPLRKALSEALDLNFTGEQGERFFRATLVQTLWYGLFSGWVLHTEKAPEQPFNWRMAAWELHLPVMQGLFSQLANPSAQRSLNLTDLLDRTAATLERVNLGAFSSRFQGDAVQYFYEPFLAAYDPELRKQFGVWYTPADVVEYMVERVDQSLREDLGLSLGLADPSVYVLDPATGTGSYLTAALGRIERTLRAQPDWDDASADELKKAATQRLFGFEIMPAPYVIAHMRMGQRLARSGAALEGQERAAIYLTNALTNWHSAPPRLDMPELQAEQDAAQHVKQNQPILVILGNPPYSAFVGTSQDEEGGLIDEYKQGLVSEWGIKKFNLDDLYVRFFRVAERKIGQTGRGIVCFISPYSYLSDPSFVVMRRKLLGEFDLLSIDNLNGDSRETGKRTPDGLPDPSIFSTPLNRAGIRTGTAISLMVKFGAGVEQRVSYREFWGAGKAEALRQSLSAGGPAYELAHPTAENRYSLKPIAESGEYGQWVKVVDLAQERPIYGLMEKRGGGLMDVDKTHLEGRMRAYFDPSVQWSELEVLDTGLTKPAAGYAPKQTREKVTQQSNFDPSGITPYTLRPFDVQWAFYSPINPLWNRPRPPLKQQAWEGNAFFVTRVSAAKSDEGVPFFMTRHLFDDHMLAPDAAGIPILWRSEITSQGGLFSDAPTSTRANLSLLARTY from the coding sequence ATGCCAGCTGCCAAATCCAAGCCCCAAACCGCCGAAGCCGCCGTCCTCGCTTACTTTGCCGAAGTGCGGGCGGTGCAGGCAACCGGCGCGGGCGTGGCGGAAACCAGCTATTACCCCGCCCTGTTCAACCTGCTGAACGCAGTTGGGGCCAGCCTCAAGCCGCGAGTGTACGCGGTCAATCACCTATCCAACCTCGGCGCGGGGATTCCTGACGGGGGCTTTTTCGATGCGGGGCAATTGCAACGGGGCGAAGACACCGAGGCGCTCAAGGGCCAGCTCCCCAGTCGCGGGGCGCTGGAGGTCAAATCGCCCGCTGAAGCGGTGGCCGACATCGGCACGGGGCAGCAGGTTGCCAAATACCTCGACCTGTACGGGCTGGTGCTGGTCACCAACCTGCGCGGGTTTGCCCTGTACCGCAAGGGACACACTGGCCCGCTGGAAAGTCTGGAACTGGCCCCCAGTGCCGACGCTTTCCGCGCCCTCCTGAATAACGAATCCGAGCGGGCCGCCGTTGCCGCGCCGCTGGCCGAATTCCTGACCCGCGCCCTGCTGACCAACGCGCCGCTGACCACCCCCGAAGGCGTGGCGTGGTTCCTTGCCAGCTATGCCCGCGAAGCCAAGCACCGGCTGGAGCGTGCGCCGCTTTCCGAACTGGCCCCGCTCAGAAAAGCCCTCAGCGAAGCCCTCGACCTGAACTTTACCGGCGAACAGGGCGAGCGCTTTTTCCGCGCCACGCTGGTGCAAACCTTGTGGTACGGCCTGTTCAGCGGCTGGGTGCTGCACACCGAAAAAGCCCCCGAGCAGCCCTTCAACTGGCGCATGGCCGCGTGGGAACTGCACCTGCCCGTCATGCAGGGCCTCTTTTCGCAACTCGCCAACCCCAGCGCCCAGCGCAGTCTGAACCTGACCGACCTGCTCGACCGCACCGCCGCCACGCTGGAACGGGTGAACCTGGGAGCCTTCAGCAGCCGCTTTCAGGGGGACGCCGTGCAGTATTTCTACGAGCCGTTCCTCGCCGCCTACGACCCCGAACTCCGCAAGCAATTCGGCGTGTGGTACACCCCCGCTGACGTGGTGGAGTACATGGTCGAGCGGGTGGACCAGTCGCTGCGCGAGGATTTGGGCCTGAGCCTGGGCCTGGCCGACCCCAGCGTGTACGTCCTCGACCCCGCCACCGGCACGGGCAGTTACCTCACCGCCGCGCTGGGCCGTATCGAGCGCACGCTGAGGGCACAGCCCGACTGGGACGACGCCAGCGCCGACGAACTGAAAAAGGCCGCCACCCAGCGTCTGTTCGGCTTTGAAATCATGCCCGCGCCGTATGTGATTGCCCACATGCGGATGGGCCAGCGCCTCGCCCGCAGTGGGGCCGCGCTGGAAGGCCAGGAACGCGCCGCCATTTACCTCACCAACGCCCTGACCAACTGGCACAGCGCCCCGCCGCGTCTGGATATGCCCGAACTGCAAGCCGAGCAGGACGCCGCGCAGCACGTCAAGCAGAACCAGCCCATTCTGGTCATTCTGGGCAACCCGCCCTACAGCGCCTTTGTCGGCACCAGTCAGGACGAGGAAGGCGGCCTGATAGACGAGTACAAGCAAGGTCTGGTGAGCGAATGGGGCATCAAAAAGTTCAATCTGGACGACCTGTACGTCCGCTTTTTCCGCGTGGCCGAGCGCAAAATCGGCCAGACGGGGCGCGGCATCGTCTGCTTTATCAGCCCGTACTCGTACCTGTCCGACCCCAGTTTCGTGGTCATGCGGCGCAAGCTGCTGGGGGAGTTCGACCTGCTGAGCATAGACAACCTGAACGGCGACAGCCGCGAAACGGGCAAGCGCACCCCCGACGGTCTGCCCGACCCCAGCATCTTTTCCACGCCGCTCAACCGCGCAGGCATCCGCACGGGCACGGCGATTTCGCTGATGGTCAAGTTCGGCGCAGGCGTAGAGCAGCGCGTGAGCTACCGAGAATTCTGGGGCGCGGGCAAGGCCGAGGCGCTGCGCCAAAGCCTGAGCGCGGGCGGCCCCGCCTACGAACTGGCCCACCCCACCGCCGAGAACCGCTACAGCCTGAAGCCGATTGCAGAAAGCGGCGAGTACGGGCAGTGGGTTAAAGTTGTGGATTTGGCTCAGGAACGGCCCATTTATGGCTTGATGGAGAAGCGTGGCGGTGGTCTGATGGACGTGGACAAAACTCATTTAGAGGGCAGAATGAGAGCTTATTTTGACCCGTCTGTGCAATGGTCAGAGCTTGAAGTTCTGGACACTGGTTTAACGAAACCTGCGGCTGGATATGCTCCTAAGCAAACGCGGGAAAAGGTAACTCAACAATCCAACTTTGACCCTTCTGGCATCACCCCTTATACATTGCGTCCTTTTGACGTTCAGTGGGCCTTTTACAGTCCCATTAATCCGCTCTGGAATCGTCCCAGACCTCCTTTAAAGCAGCAGGCGTGGGAAGGTAATGCGTTCTTCGTCACTCGCGTTTCAGCGGCGAAAAGTGACGAGGGCGTACCATTTTTCATGACCCGTCACCTTTTTGATGACCATATGCTTGCACCGGATGCAGCAGGAATCCCGATTCTTTGGCGCTCGGAAATTACTTCTCAGGGCGGGCTTTTTTCTGATGCTCCAACCTCTACCCGCGCCAACCTTTCGCTCCTCGCACGCACTTATTGA
- a CDS encoding enoyl-CoA hydratase-related protein, with product MTQLVLTRDQAGVRTLSLNNPDRLNALTAALAGQLLSALQAAASDPAVRAVVLTGEGRGFCAGQDLTEVAGPLLQGQGLDLHSHLEQHYRPVIEAIRGMDKPVIAAVNGVAAGAGASLALACDLRVSSEDAQWVQIFSNIALIPDAGSTWFLPRLVGFGRAFELMSLAEKLSARQALELGLCQQVFSADDFAAQAQAYAERFAERPALALALTKRALNAALTGTLADSLTLEAELQQQAGESADFREGVQAFMEKRPPNWNR from the coding sequence ATGACCCAACTGGTGTTGACCCGCGACCAGGCGGGGGTGCGGACCCTCAGCCTGAACAACCCCGACCGCCTGAACGCCCTGACCGCCGCCCTCGCCGGGCAGCTGCTGAGCGCCCTGCAGGCCGCCGCCAGCGACCCTGCCGTGCGCGCAGTGGTCCTGACCGGCGAGGGCCGGGGTTTTTGCGCGGGGCAGGACCTGACCGAAGTGGCCGGTCCACTCCTCCAGGGTCAGGGGCTGGACCTGCACAGCCACCTGGAGCAGCACTACCGGCCGGTGATTGAAGCGATTCGCGGTATGGACAAGCCCGTGATTGCCGCTGTCAACGGAGTCGCAGCCGGTGCCGGTGCCAGCCTGGCCCTGGCCTGCGACCTGCGTGTGAGCAGCGAGGACGCCCAGTGGGTGCAGATTTTCTCCAACATCGCGCTGATTCCCGACGCGGGCAGCACCTGGTTCCTGCCCCGGCTGGTGGGCTTCGGGCGGGCCTTCGAGCTGATGAGCCTGGCCGAGAAACTGAGTGCCCGGCAGGCCCTGGAGCTGGGGCTGTGCCAGCAAGTGTTCAGCGCAGACGACTTTGCCGCGCAGGCCCAGGCCTACGCCGAGCGCTTTGCTGAGCGCCCTGCCCTGGCCTTGGCCCTGACCAAGCGGGCGCTGAACGCCGCGCTGACCGGCACGCTGGCCGACTCGCTGACCCTGGAAGCCGAGTTGCAGCAGCAGGCCGGCGAGAGCGCCGATTTCCGCGAGGGCGTGCAGGCCTTTATGGAAAAGCGGCCCCCCAACTGGAACCGCTGA
- a CDS encoding aminodeoxychorismate components I/II — translation MLSLSPNFSPADVLRRLRALELPHLALLESLGPVTPNGRYTFLSAAPTHIQDHLPERPAGDGFFPAYLGGLHYEAASEFGLSTHAPQAGANWWGYYPSGLVWDREAGTLVLVGEAHLDWDTVLSAEPAALEPLRLGKLSADDLDYVAGVGAIQELIRAGEVYQVNLSRGVSAEATGDPLEAYLRLRELNPSPFMAYLETVDSVVVSNSPERLADWDGAQNRISARPIAGTRRRGDTPAEDAALEAELRSSPKEQAEHTMLVDLVRHDLGRVAAAGTVRVPDLMLVERYSHVMHLVSEVVAEPMKGLTVHDLLAATFPGGTITGAPKERVMEAIHALEPYPRRWYTGAVGRICGGGADFNILIRTADFQRMVTPPLADARPSPGRRGEKISPLTDAGPSSENGGQRHWRVTVRAGGGSVIDSDPAAEAEETVHKAQALLNVLAGWPGRPAQPPALPVPGQDWRPPAAPTQTPLRVLLLDNRDSFTHNLRHDLLALGAAVEVRSQDEDAADLLALGPDAVLVGPGPGTPQTSGCTLALTRLALERRIPLLGVCLGHQALGEVLGGRVVRGQPVHGRPEAMQHTGAGLWAGIPQRAEFGRYHSLVVEGLDDALVTARSGSVHGQGGVVQALEVPETPAWAVQFHPESVLSPWGRVLLGNWLRLAQRAAQEPEQPAEGQKDVVS, via the coding sequence ATGCTTTCCCTGTCCCCCAACTTCTCCCCTGCGGACGTGCTGCGGCGGCTGCGGGCGCTGGAATTGCCGCACCTCGCCCTGCTGGAATCGCTGGGGCCGGTCACGCCGAATGGCCGCTACACCTTTCTGAGCGCTGCGCCGACCCATATTCAGGACCACCTACCTGAAAGGCCCGCTGGAGACGGCTTTTTCCCCGCGTACCTGGGCGGGCTGCATTACGAGGCGGCGAGTGAATTCGGCCTGAGCACGCACGCGCCGCAGGCTGGCGCGAACTGGTGGGGCTACTACCCGTCGGGGCTGGTGTGGGACAGGGAAGCAGGCACGCTGGTGCTGGTGGGCGAAGCGCATCTGGACTGGGACACGGTGCTGAGCGCCGAACCCGCTGCGCTGGAGCCGCTGCGCCTGGGCAAGCTGAGCGCCGACGACCTCGACTATGTGGCAGGCGTGGGGGCCATTCAGGAACTGATTCGGGCGGGCGAGGTGTATCAGGTGAACCTCTCGCGTGGGGTTAGCGCCGAGGCGACAGGCGACCCGCTGGAAGCCTATTTGCGGCTGCGGGAGCTGAACCCTAGCCCATTCATGGCGTACTTGGAAACAGTGGACAGCGTGGTGGTATCAAACAGCCCGGAGCGGCTGGCCGACTGGGACGGGGCGCAGAACCGCATTTCGGCGCGGCCCATTGCGGGGACACGGCGGCGCGGCGACACCCCCGCCGAGGACGCGGCGCTGGAAGCTGAGCTGCGCTCCAGCCCCAAGGAGCAGGCCGAGCACACCATGCTGGTGGATTTGGTGCGGCACGACCTGGGACGGGTGGCCGCCGCTGGCACGGTGCGGGTGCCCGACCTGATGCTGGTGGAGCGCTACAGCCATGTGATGCACCTGGTCTCGGAAGTGGTGGCCGAGCCGATGAAGGGCCTGACCGTGCACGACCTGCTGGCGGCCACTTTTCCCGGCGGCACCATCACAGGTGCGCCTAAGGAGCGGGTGATGGAAGCCATTCACGCGCTGGAGCCGTACCCGCGCCGCTGGTACACGGGGGCGGTGGGGCGCATCTGCGGCGGCGGGGCGGACTTCAATATCCTGATAAGAACAGCCGATTTTCAGCGGATGGTAACCCCTCCCCTCGCTGACGCGAGGCCCTCCCCTGGAAGGAGAGGGGAAAAAATATCTCCCCTCACGGATGCGGGGCCTTCCTCCGAAAACGGCGGGCAAAGGCATTGGCGCGTCACGGTGCGGGCGGGGGGCGGCAGCGTGATTGACTCCGACCCTGCCGCCGAGGCCGAGGAAACCGTTCACAAGGCGCAGGCCCTGCTGAATGTGCTGGCGGGCTGGCCGGGCCGACCCGCGCAGCCGCCCGCGCTGCCGGTGCCTGGGCAGGACTGGCGGCCCCCGGCTGCGCCCACGCAAACGCCGCTGCGGGTGCTGCTGCTGGACAACCGCGATTCATTTACCCACAACTTGCGGCATGACCTGCTGGCGCTGGGCGCGGCAGTGGAGGTCCGCAGTCAGGATGAGGACGCCGCCGACCTGCTGGCGCTGGGGCCTGACGCGGTACTCGTCGGCCCTGGCCCGGGCACGCCGCAGACGAGCGGCTGCACGCTGGCGCTCACGCGGCTGGCGCTGGAACGGCGTATTCCACTGCTGGGCGTGTGCCTGGGCCATCAGGCGCTGGGCGAGGTGCTGGGCGGGCGAGTGGTGCGCGGGCAGCCGGTCCACGGCAGGCCCGAGGCGATGCAACATACCGGCGCGGGCCTCTGGGCGGGCATTCCGCAGCGGGCCGAGTTCGGGCGCTACCACTCGCTGGTGGTGGAGGGGTTGGATGACGCACTCGTGACTGCCAGAAGCGGCAGCGTGCATGGGCAAGGCGGCGTGGTGCAGGCCCTGGAGGTGCCGGAAACTCCCGCCTGGGCGGTGCAGTTTCACCCCGAAAGCGTGCTGAGTCCCTGGGGGCGGGTGCTGCTGGGCAACTGGCTGCGGCTGGCGCAGCGCGCCGCCCAGGAGCCAGAGCAGCCCGCCGAGGGCCAAAAAGATGTTGTCTCTTAG
- the ruvX gene encoding Holliday junction resolvase RuvX: MSPDASSPPSPAAASVSVPASAPAPVPGPALALDVSKRRIGFAVSQGRLAFGRGSVERRRLPLDLKAVRLKVEDTGAEVLVLGLPLRTDGAHSPAADRVRSFGRVLEEKGYRVEYQDERFTTQRARALGAEDLDEAAAVQILELWLTRMAQQPGEP; encoded by the coding sequence ATGTCCCCGGATGCCTCCTCGCCCCCGTCTCCCGCCGCTGCCTCCGTCTCTGTGCCTGCCTCTGCTCCTGCACCTGTTCCTGGGCCGGCCCTGGCGCTGGATGTCAGCAAGCGCCGCATCGGCTTTGCGGTCAGTCAGGGCCGGCTGGCCTTTGGGCGCGGCAGTGTGGAGCGCCGGCGCCTGCCGCTGGACCTCAAAGCTGTACGCCTGAAAGTAGAGGACACCGGCGCCGAGGTGCTGGTGCTGGGGCTACCGCTGAGGACCGACGGCGCGCACAGCCCGGCTGCTGACCGGGTGCGGTCCTTCGGGCGGGTGCTGGAGGAAAAAGGCTACCGGGTGGAGTACCAAGACGAGCGCTTTACCACCCAGCGTGCCCGTGCCCTGGGTGCCGAGGACCTCGATGAGGCCGCAGCGGTGCAGATTCTGGAACTGTGGCTGACCCGTATGGCGCAGCAGCCAGGGGAGCCCTGA
- a CDS encoding long-chain fatty acid--CoA ligase, whose translation MTTPTPPFPSSIQGTMMDVQLTIPAILERVRTYFPEREVVSLLPGGKDEQGSPVPQVHRTTYGEVAERARRLAGGLTALGLGRGDRVATLGVNSFRHLEAYLGVPSGGFVLHTVNIRLHPQQIAWILNDAGSRVVLIENLFAAMIPALLEHCPAVEQVLVMGPLPQPLEHPKVHDYDRWVMEQSPLERYPELDEREAAGMCYTSGTTGQPKAVVYTHRSTVLHCFGIASKDGLNMSERDRILPVVPMFHVNAWGIPYAAAMFGASQVYSGMFNDGPNLARLMQAEGVTASAGVPTIWLGLLAELDRAQAAGEPYDLSPQERVIVGGAAAPESMIRAYQERHGLNVIHAWGMTETHPLGTASNIPPGLDPCSDAGYALRATQGRAVPLVNLMLLSESGEPVPHDGRTMGRLLVRGPWVTGAYYGGVGENSFVEVDGLRWFDTGDISTIDPQGYMTIQDRAKDLVKSGGEWISSVELENALMGHPAVAMAAVIARHDPKWDERPLALVQLRPGMQATHAELMEAIQERFPKWWLPDDTVIVEQLPLGATGKVLKRELRDEYGGFAD comes from the coding sequence ATGACTACCCCAACCCCACCGTTCCCAAGTTCCATCCAGGGCACCATGATGGATGTCCAGTTGACCATCCCCGCCATTTTGGAGCGGGTTCGGACCTATTTCCCGGAGCGTGAGGTGGTCAGCCTGCTGCCGGGGGGGAAAGATGAGCAGGGCAGCCCCGTGCCGCAAGTTCACCGCACCACCTACGGCGAGGTGGCCGAGCGGGCACGCCGGCTGGCCGGGGGCCTCACGGCTCTGGGCCTGGGCCGGGGCGACCGGGTCGCCACCCTGGGCGTGAACTCCTTCCGCCACCTGGAAGCCTACCTGGGCGTGCCCAGCGGCGGTTTCGTGCTGCATACCGTGAACATCCGGCTGCATCCGCAGCAGATTGCCTGGATTCTGAACGACGCCGGCAGCCGCGTGGTGCTGATTGAGAACCTGTTCGCCGCGATGATTCCGGCGCTGCTGGAACACTGCCCCGCTGTAGAACAGGTGCTGGTCATGGGGCCGCTCCCCCAGCCGCTGGAGCACCCCAAAGTCCACGATTACGACCGTTGGGTCATGGAGCAGTCGCCGCTGGAGCGCTACCCGGAGCTGGACGAGCGCGAAGCCGCCGGTATGTGCTACACCTCCGGCACCACCGGGCAGCCCAAAGCCGTCGTGTACACCCACCGCTCCACAGTGCTGCACTGCTTCGGAATCGCCAGCAAAGACGGCCTGAACATGTCCGAGCGCGACCGCATCCTGCCGGTGGTGCCGATGTTCCACGTCAACGCCTGGGGCATTCCCTACGCGGCGGCGATGTTCGGGGCGTCGCAGGTGTACTCGGGCATGTTCAACGACGGCCCCAACCTGGCCCGGCTGATGCAGGCCGAGGGGGTCACGGCCAGCGCCGGGGTCCCCACCATCTGGCTGGGCCTGCTGGCCGAGCTGGACCGTGCCCAGGCAGCCGGCGAGCCGTACGACCTCAGCCCGCAGGAGCGGGTCATCGTCGGTGGGGCCGCCGCGCCCGAAAGCATGATTCGCGCCTACCAGGAGCGCCACGGCCTGAACGTGATTCACGCCTGGGGAATGACCGAAACCCACCCGCTGGGCACCGCCAGCAACATCCCCCCCGGCCTGGACCCGTGCAGCGACGCCGGCTACGCGCTGCGGGCCACCCAGGGCCGCGCTGTGCCGCTGGTCAACCTGATGCTGCTGTCGGAAAGCGGCGAGCCGGTGCCGCACGACGGCCGAACGATGGGCCGCCTGCTGGTGCGCGGTCCCTGGGTGACCGGGGCCTACTACGGCGGCGTGGGCGAGAATTCGTTCGTGGAAGTGGACGGCCTGCGCTGGTTCGATACCGGCGACATTTCCACCATCGACCCGCAGGGGTACATGACCATTCAGGACCGTGCCAAGGACCTGGTGAAGTCGGGCGGGGAGTGGATCAGTTCGGTAGAGCTGGAAAATGCGCTGATGGGCCATCCCGCCGTGGCGATGGCGGCCGTGATTGCCCGTCATGACCCCAAGTGGGACGAGCGCCCGCTGGCGCTGGTGCAGCTGCGTCCCGGCATGCAGGCCACCCACGCCGAGCTGATGGAGGCCATTCAGGAACGCTTCCCCAAGTGGTGGCTGCCTGACGACACCGTGATTGTGGAGCAGCTGCCACTGGGCGCCACCGGCAAGGTGCTGAAGCGGGAGCTGCGCGACGAGTACGGCGGCTTCGCGGACTAG
- a CDS encoding alpha/beta hydrolase, with product MPARTVGRQVTLIPPAGAAALIGDPTDWDRRPALAVQPGEPVTLTVPAGAWLEYAWLDVAGQPFPDPEGLPTVNPWFSAARAVQVGEWAEHPLWRGPAPEMGTVHRLAWDGVVFAGRRRATLYLPRGYQPGQALPVYYVQDGVAFYRIGRLAEAMERAVAAGQARPAAFVFVEPNDRNAEYYLNPDYLPFLRDEVIPRVEGELAEWGAPVQASERGLWGASLGGLISLYLGSQQPELFRRVVSHSGAFIARPGARTPEGKVDVLDAGEWLRERLEAAPPRHLRVSLDTGLLEWLTAPNRRMAAALADGGVQHSYRELPAGHNWVTWRQALAWAVLDQLGG from the coding sequence ATGCCTGCCCGCACCGTTGGCCGCCAAGTCACCCTGATTCCCCCTGCTGGAGCTGCTGCCCTGATCGGTGACCCCACCGACTGGGACCGCCGCCCGGCGCTGGCGGTGCAGCCGGGTGAGCCGGTGACCCTGACCGTGCCGGCGGGAGCCTGGCTGGAATACGCCTGGCTGGACGTGGCCGGGCAGCCGTTCCCCGACCCGGAGGGCCTGCCTACGGTGAACCCCTGGTTCAGTGCGGCCCGCGCCGTGCAGGTGGGCGAGTGGGCCGAGCATCCCCTCTGGCGAGGCCCGGCACCCGAAATGGGTACCGTGCACCGCCTGGCCTGGGACGGCGTGGTCTTTGCCGGGCGGCGGCGGGCGACCCTGTATCTGCCGCGTGGGTATCAGCCGGGGCAGGCGCTGCCGGTGTACTACGTGCAGGACGGTGTGGCCTTTTACCGGATCGGGCGGCTGGCCGAGGCCATGGAGCGGGCCGTGGCCGCCGGGCAGGCCCGCCCCGCCGCGTTCGTGTTCGTGGAGCCGAACGACCGCAACGCCGAATACTACCTGAATCCCGACTACCTGCCGTTCCTGCGAGACGAGGTCATACCGCGTGTGGAAGGCGAGCTGGCCGAGTGGGGCGCGCCCGTGCAGGCCAGCGAGCGCGGGCTGTGGGGCGCCAGCCTCGGCGGACTGATTTCGCTGTATCTGGGCAGCCAGCAGCCGGAGCTGTTCCGCCGGGTGGTCAGCCACAGCGGGGCATTTATCGCCCGGCCCGGTGCGCGCACCCCGGAAGGCAAGGTAGACGTGCTGGACGCCGGCGAATGGCTGCGGGAGCGGCTGGAAGCGGCCCCGCCCCGCCACCTGCGGGTCAGCCTGGACACCGGGCTGCTGGAGTGGCTGACGGCCCCCAACCGCCGCATGGCCGCCGCCCTGGCCGACGGGGGCGTGCAGCACAGCTACCGCGAGCTTCCCGCTGGGCACAACTGGGTCACCTGGCGGCAGGCGCTCGCCTGGGCAGTGCTCGACCAGCTGGGGGGCTGA
- a CDS encoding aminotransferase class IV, translated as MLSLSPLPTALRHPAALHGASAFTTIRTRRGQPLLWPQHLARLSATATLLGLPVPHGTEPPKLEPLPWGLLRLTLTESGLYWSHAALDAGPKPLAGVSVALTSWQVHPQLAAHKTGNYLPYRLAGAGAQAAGAFEGWLRLGDTLADGSRTAPLLELGGELVVPAGGLPSVTRAHHLAGKTFTERPVALAELPHISRVWICGSGVGVIPVRELRLEDGKRVELEAQWPPEVDAVTGWPG; from the coding sequence ATGTTGTCTCTTAGCCCACTTCCCACTGCCCTTCGTCACCCCGCCGCGCTGCACGGCGCTTCCGCCTTTACCACCATCCGCACCCGCCGGGGCCAGCCGCTGCTGTGGCCTCAGCATCTGGCGCGGCTCTCGGCAACGGCGACGCTGCTGGGCTTGCCTGTCCCGCATGGGACTGAGCCGCCCAAGCTAGAGCCGCTGCCCTGGGGCCTCCTGCGCCTGACCCTGACCGAAAGCGGGCTGTACTGGAGCCACGCCGCGCTGGACGCTGGCCCCAAACCCTTAGCGGGCGTGAGCGTGGCGCTGACCTCCTGGCAGGTCCATCCGCAACTGGCCGCGCACAAGACCGGCAACTATCTGCCCTACCGCCTGGCCGGGGCTGGGGCGCAGGCCGCAGGTGCATTTGAAGGCTGGCTGCGGCTGGGAGATACGCTCGCAGACGGCAGCCGCACCGCCCCACTGCTGGAGCTGGGCGGAGAGCTGGTCGTGCCTGCGGGTGGCCTGCCCAGCGTCACGCGGGCGCACCATCTGGCGGGCAAAACGTTCACCGAGCGGCCTGTGGCCCTGGCCGAGCTGCCCCACATCTCCCGTGTCTGGATTTGCGGCAGCGGGGTGGGCGTCATCCCCGTGCGTGAGCTGCGGCTGGAGGATGGGAAGCGGGTGGAACTAGAAGCGCAGTGGCCGCCAGAAGTGGATGCGGTGACGGGGTGGCCGGGGTAG